The Rhodococcus sp. B50 DNA window CACGTGTCGAGGCGATCCTGTCCCGCATCGCCCACAAGCACGCCTCGCTCGGCATCAAGCCCGACGAGTACTGGATCGTCCACAAGCACCTGTTCGAGGCGATCGTCGAAATCCTCGGAGATGCAGTCACTCCCGAGGTCGCGAAGGCGTGGGACGAGCTGTACTGGCTGATGGCGAACACGCTCATCTCGATGGAGGCCGATCTGTACCGCGCCGCGGGTGTCGAGGTCGGCGACGTCTGGCGCACCGTCCGCGTCGCCGACCGCGTGCACCAGTCCGCCGACACCGTCTCGTTCGTCCTCACCTCGCTCGACGGTTCTCCGCTGCCCACCTTCCGCCCGGGCCAGTACCTCTCGGTCGGCGTCCATCTCCCCGACGGTGCCCGGCAGATCCGTCAGTACAGCCTGTCGAGCGCACCCGCCAAGGGCGACTGGCGCATCACCGTCAAGCGGGTCCTGCGGACCACCGCACCCGACGGCTCCGTGCTCCCCGCCGGTGAAGTGTCGAACTTCCTGTACAACAACCTTTTCGAAGGCGACGAGCTGCAGGTCACCACTCCCTTCGGCGATCTCGTCCTCACCGAGGACGACACCCCGATCCTGTTGGCGTCGGCCGGCATCGGCTGCACCCCGATGATCGGCATGCTCGATCATCTCGCCGGCGTCGGGGACGAGCGTCCCGTCGCGGTCCTGCACGCCGACCGGTCCGTCGCGAGCCACGCCCACCGCCGCGAGCTCGAGACCCTCGCCGAGAAGATCCCCTCGGCCCAGCTGTACCGCTGGTACGAGGATCTCGGCAACCGCGAGCCGCTCGAGACCGTCCGCGTCGGACGCGCCGATATCTCGGACCTGCCGCTCGATCCGACGACCCAGGTCTACCTGTGCGGCCCGCTGCCGTTCATGCTCTCGCTGCGCGAGGCGCTCATCGAGCGCAACGTTCCGGCGGAGAACATCCACTACGAGGTGTTCGGGCCCGACAGCTGGGCGCCTGCCTCCTGATCCTGCCCGATCCGATCGCGGTGCCCCGGCCGAGTCTGCCGGGGCACCGCTGCATTCGCGGCTAGGCTGCACACATGGACTCCGCCGCGGTTGTTCGCCACCCGGCCCCATCCCGATTCGGCCACGTTCTCGCACTGCTCGGCGTCCTTCTCGTGGCCGGTCTCGTCGCTCTGGTCCCCGGCTCCGACGAACCGCTCGGAACCGATGCCCCCGCCGACGTCTTCAGCGCCGCCCGCGCCGGCGAGCACATCGACGCGATCGCGACCGCCCCACGGCCGCTCGGCTCGACCGCCCACACCGCTGCCCGCGACCACCTCGTGGCCGCACTCGACGAACTCGGCTGGACCACCCGGGTCGACTCGGGCGTCGGATGGATGGCGCGGCCCGAGGAAGCGACCCAACGCGGTGCCCGCGTGCAGAACATCCTGGCGACCCGGGACGGTACCGATCCCACCGGCACCGTCATGCTCGTCGCGCACTACGACACGGTGCGGGGCTCCCCCGGCGCCGGTGACGACGGGATCGGCGTCGGCACGGTCCTGGAAGTCGCCCGTGCACTCGACTCCGGCCCTCCCCCGCGGAACGACGTCGTCGTCCTGCTCACCGACGGTGAGGAGAACGGTCTGCTCGGCGCCCACCGGTTCGTCGGCACGCAGTCCGTGCGAGCGGGTCCCGTGGTCGTCCTCAACCACGAGGCCCGCGGGAACGCGGGCACGCCGACCACCTTCCGGATCACCTCACCCAACGGTGTCCTGATCGACACCCTGGCCGGAGCGCCCGGCGCGCGTGCGGATTCCCTCACCGAGCTGATCTTCGAAGCGCTGCCGAACGACACCGATTTCCGCCGCTTCGCCGAGAGCGGCCATCACGCCCTCGACACCGCGATCTCCGCGGGATCGGCCTACTACCACAGCCCTCTCGACACCCCCGACCGTCTCAGCCGGACGTCGCTGCAACACATGGGTGAGACTTCCCTTGCGACCACACGCGCACTCGCCGCGTCCGATCTGGCGGCCGTCGACGACGGCGGAGACCAGGTGGTGACAACCGCTCCGTGGGGACTTCTCCACATGCCGCGCTGGGCGGAGGTCGTCGGGGCGGTCGTGCTCGGCGGCGTCGTGGCGGCGATCGTCGTGCTGCGTGTGCGCCGCGGTGAGACGCCGGCCTGGCAGGTCGGCACTGCCGTCGCCGTGTCCGTGCTCGCCGCCGCGCTCGCCGCAGGGGCGGCATGGTTGCCGTGGTGGTTCGCGCAGATCCTCGATCCGGGCATGGCCGCGCCGGTCGCCGACGAGCCCTACCGCCCGGGCGTCTTCCAGTTCGCCGCGGTCGTCGCGGCTCTCGGTGTACTGGTGGTCACGCGGTCGTGGTGGAGCCGCGGCCGTCCGGCCGCTGCGCTCACGTGCGGAGCGTTCGTGCTCGTCGCGGTGCTCGCACTGATCGGTACCCCCTTCCCCGGTGTGCCGCTGACACTGTCGGTGCTCATGCTGCCGGCGGCGCTGGGGCTCCTGGTGGCGCTGTTGCTCCCTCAGCGCGGCACGGTGTGGCCGCGCGTCGCGATCACGCTGGGCGCGCTCGGGTCCCTGATCTTCGGTCTGCCCGCCGTGCTGGTGTCGTTCGATGCCGGCCTCCTCTACGGGGCACCGGTGGCCGGTCTGTTCGTCGCGTTCACCTTCGCGGCGGTGCTCCCGCTGTGCGAGCCGCTCCCGGCGACCACGCGTGGGCTCGTGACATCCGCGACGGGCACCGCGGTGATCCTCGTGGTGTGCACGCTGCTGGCCGGTTACCTCAACCGGGACGGAGCGACCGATCCCCGGCAGGAATACCTCTGGTACTCGCTCGACGCCGACCGGGGCGCCGCAGTGTGGGGATCGCCCGACAGTCCGCACTCCGACTGGAGCCGAGACCTGCTCACCAGCGGTCCCGACCCGCTTCCCACCGCATTCCCGTGGCGGGAGGACCGTCCGATGCATCACGGGCCCGCCCCGGTCGCCGACCTCGAAGCGCCCGAGGTCGAGATTCTCGAGGACACGATCGGCGGAAGCGCACGGGAGATTCGGTTGCGGCTGACCTCACGGCGGGACGCCCAGGCCGTCGGACTGTGGATCGACAGCACGACCGCCCATGTCCACGGAGCGACGGTGGACGGTTTCCGCGCCGAACCGTCCGATCGATTCGGGTTCCTGTTCTGGGCTCCCGGCCCCGACGGAATCGAGGTCGAGCTGACGCTGAGCATGCGCGAGAACCGCCTCGGCGTCCGCCTGGCCGATCTCGGTGACGATCTCGGCGTCGTCCCCGGATTCGAACCGCCCGCCGATCGCGTGGTGGTCCAGCCGACGGTGGCCGTGACGCGGACCCTGCAACTGTAGGGTCGTCACTCCCACTCGTGGACGGGAGTGCCGGAATCCATGTTCTGCACGTAGTCCTTCATCATCCCGAGCAGAGCGGTGCGGCGGTTCTCGCCGGCGGCCTCGCGCCGGGCCACCTGCTGTCGCTGCCACGCCGCCCCGGTCTGCCGGGTCAGCGCCCGTCCTTCGACGATGCCCAGATAGCGGTCGCGGACCGCGGAGGACAGTCCGTAGGCCTCGAGGCCTTCGTGCGCGAGCGGCAGCAGGCACCGCAGCACCAGCTCGTCGGCACCGACCCATCCGGTCCGCGGCCAGTACAGCTTGGCGTCGAGACCGAACTTCGCGCCGAGGACGAGATTCCGCTCGGCGGCGTCGAAGCTGAGGTCGCGCCAGAGCGGCTCGTCGGCGTCGGCCAGGGCGCGCAGCGTTCCGTAGTAGAAGGCGGCGTTGGCCATCGTGTCGAGGACGGTCGGTCCCGCCGGGAGGACGCGGTTCTCGACGCGCAGGTGCGGATGACCGTCGCTGATGTCGTAGACGGGGCGGTTCCACCGGTAGATGGTGCCGTTGTGCATCTGCAGTTCACGCAGTTCGGGAACCCGGCCGGCATCGAGCTCGGCCATCGGGTCGGCGTCCGAGACTTCCGGGAGGAGAGCCGTGAAGTAGCGGGAGTTCTCTTCGAACAGGTCGAGGACGGAGTCGATCCACCGCTCGCCGAACCACACGCGGGGACGGACACCCTGGTTCCGCAGTTCGAGCGGGCGCGTATCGGTGGCCTGGGCGAACAAGGGGATCCGGCTCTCGTGCCACAGCGCCTTACCGGCGAGGAAGGGCGAGTTCGCCGCCAGCGCGACCTGCGCTCCCGCCAGACACTGGGCGGCGTTCCAATGGGTAGCGAAATCCTCCGGAGCGACCCTCAGATGCAGCTGCAAGGACGTGCAGGCCGCTTCGGGAACAACCGAATTCATATCGGCGCGAAGGGTTTCCACGACATCGCTCCCGGGCAGCGGCACACCGTCGAGGTCGAGTTCGATGTCCTCGCCACGAGCCGCGAAGATCTGGTCGTTGAGCGCTTCGTAGCGGGGATTGGCAGTGATCCGGCCCAGCTCGAGATCGTCGAGCTCGAGCGTGGGCAACATACCGATCATGACCAGCTGCGCATCGTGACGGTGCATCCGCTCGTCGGCGCGGCGGAGCGAGGAGCGCAGCGAATCCTCGAGCTCGAAGGGTTCGTCATCGGTGAGACGTCGCGGCTCGACATTCATCTCGACGTTGAACTGGCCGAGTTCGGTCTGGAAGACCGCATGGTCGTCGATCGCCTGGAGTACCTCGAGGTTCGACATCGCGGGCGACATGTCGTCACGCACGAGGTTGAATTCGATCTCCATGCCGAGATGCGGTTCGGGCGACGAGT harbors:
- a CDS encoding globin domain-containing protein → MPLSPESKDVIAATLPAVGAAIGDITPLFYSKMFAAHPELERDLFNRGNQKQGEQQKALAGSIAAFATLQLDPDPARVEAILSRIAHKHASLGIKPDEYWIVHKHLFEAIVEILGDAVTPEVAKAWDELYWLMANTLISMEADLYRAAGVEVGDVWRTVRVADRVHQSADTVSFVLTSLDGSPLPTFRPGQYLSVGVHLPDGARQIRQYSLSSAPAKGDWRITVKRVLRTTAPDGSVLPAGEVSNFLYNNLFEGDELQVTTPFGDLVLTEDDTPILLASAGIGCTPMIGMLDHLAGVGDERPVAVLHADRSVASHAHRRELETLAEKIPSAQLYRWYEDLGNREPLETVRVGRADISDLPLDPTTQVYLCGPLPFMLSLREALIERNVPAENIHYEVFGPDSWAPAS
- a CDS encoding M28 family peptidase, with protein sequence MDSAAVVRHPAPSRFGHVLALLGVLLVAGLVALVPGSDEPLGTDAPADVFSAARAGEHIDAIATAPRPLGSTAHTAARDHLVAALDELGWTTRVDSGVGWMARPEEATQRGARVQNILATRDGTDPTGTVMLVAHYDTVRGSPGAGDDGIGVGTVLEVARALDSGPPPRNDVVVLLTDGEENGLLGAHRFVGTQSVRAGPVVVLNHEARGNAGTPTTFRITSPNGVLIDTLAGAPGARADSLTELIFEALPNDTDFRRFAESGHHALDTAISAGSAYYHSPLDTPDRLSRTSLQHMGETSLATTRALAASDLAAVDDGGDQVVTTAPWGLLHMPRWAEVVGAVVLGGVVAAIVVLRVRRGETPAWQVGTAVAVSVLAAALAAGAAWLPWWFAQILDPGMAAPVADEPYRPGVFQFAAVVAALGVLVVTRSWWSRGRPAAALTCGAFVLVAVLALIGTPFPGVPLTLSVLMLPAALGLLVALLLPQRGTVWPRVAITLGALGSLIFGLPAVLVSFDAGLLYGAPVAGLFVAFTFAAVLPLCEPLPATTRGLVTSATGTAVILVVCTLLAGYLNRDGATDPRQEYLWYSLDADRGAAVWGSPDSPHSDWSRDLLTSGPDPLPTAFPWREDRPMHHGPAPVADLEAPEVEILEDTIGGSAREIRLRLTSRRDAQAVGLWIDSTTAHVHGATVDGFRAEPSDRFGFLFWAPGPDGIEVELTLSMRENRLGVRLADLGDDLGVVPGFEPPADRVVVQPTVAVTRTLQL
- a CDS encoding glutamate-cysteine ligase family protein, which produces MGAEISARSFTGEDRRMFRSKVRDCMKALERMLREDVFVDVHSSPEPHLGMEIEFNLVRDDMSPAMSNLEVLQAIDDHAVFQTELGQFNVEMNVEPRRLTDDEPFELEDSLRSSLRRADERMHRHDAQLVMIGMLPTLELDDLELGRITANPRYEALNDQIFAARGEDIELDLDGVPLPGSDVVETLRADMNSVVPEAACTSLQLHLRVAPEDFATHWNAAQCLAGAQVALAANSPFLAGKALWHESRIPLFAQATDTRPLELRNQGVRPRVWFGERWIDSVLDLFEENSRYFTALLPEVSDADPMAELDAGRVPELRELQMHNGTIYRWNRPVYDISDGHPHLRVENRVLPAGPTVLDTMANAAFYYGTLRALADADEPLWRDLSFDAAERNLVLGAKFGLDAKLYWPRTGWVGADELVLRCLLPLAHEGLEAYGLSSAVRDRYLGIVEGRALTRQTGAAWQRQQVARREAAGENRRTALLGMMKDYVQNMDSGTPVHEWE